A region from the Sphingomonas sp. S2-65 genome encodes:
- a CDS encoding fimbria/pilus periplasmic chaperone, giving the protein MKLQRRSFVRMAMASVAMIGISTAVYAMTVQPVVIDLTTSGRGMSQVVTVENSFDRPLPVELRMETLDLTSDGVKATGRDSGELAVFPPQALIAPGQRQNFRVQYVGDPALARSKHYFVTVAQLPVQSNDTRSNIQLLYNFQVLVSVSPDGVKPALKVGSAEIGKDADGRPVPVITVSNASAAHGYLSRGRLRIVQTAPDGRELLSKQISGPELQQSIGYGLIGGGQTRRITLPLRLPQASGRIEAQFTPET; this is encoded by the coding sequence GTGAAGCTGCAGCGTAGATCCTTTGTTCGCATGGCGATGGCGTCGGTAGCGATGATCGGCATTTCGACTGCGGTTTACGCGATGACCGTCCAGCCGGTGGTTATTGATCTCACCACCTCGGGCCGCGGCATGAGCCAAGTGGTCACCGTGGAAAACAGCTTCGATCGACCGCTTCCGGTGGAGCTTCGCATGGAGACGCTCGACCTGACCTCAGACGGCGTCAAGGCGACGGGGCGGGACAGCGGCGAACTGGCAGTCTTTCCGCCGCAGGCGCTGATCGCTCCTGGGCAGCGCCAGAACTTTCGCGTGCAGTATGTCGGGGATCCGGCGCTTGCCCGGAGCAAGCACTATTTCGTGACCGTCGCGCAGCTGCCGGTCCAGTCTAACGACACCCGGTCGAACATCCAGCTCCTCTACAATTTCCAGGTGCTGGTCAGCGTGTCGCCCGACGGCGTAAAGCCGGCGCTGAAGGTAGGTTCTGCCGAGATCGGCAAGGACGCGGACGGGCGGCCTGTGCCGGTGATCACCGTGTCGAATGCCTCGGCCGCCCATGGATATCTATCGCGCGGGCGCTTACGAATCGTGCAGACCGCGCCAGACGGCCGCGAGCTTCTTTCCAAGCAGATCAGCGGGCCCGAGCTCCAGCAGTCGATCGGCTATGGCCTGATCGGCGGCGGGCAGACGCGGCGCATCACGCTGCCGCTGCGCCTGCCTCAGGCCTCTGGCCGGATCGAGGCGCAGTTCACGCCTGAAACCTGA
- a CDS encoding response regulator transcription factor — MDAAAAAVVWRWLVSVSVSIRKMKVLVAEDDPLTLAGIEILLDRTNFEVVATVNTGVAALDALAKCRPDMLIMDNGMPERTGLDVLRTLRNRGDNRPVILLTGSINDQLSKEAMQLGVNGIVIKSTAPRDLLTCLESVAQGRRWLDQEVMQRAMDLAMSPDAARDPLEALSGRERAVASLVQRGLRNKEIAEELGLTEGTVKVHLHKVFDKLGVRSRTELILLAQGRED; from the coding sequence GTGGACGCTGCGGCAGCGGCGGTGGTATGGAGATGGCTGGTAAGTGTCAGCGTAAGCATCAGAAAAATGAAGGTACTTGTAGCGGAGGACGATCCGCTCACCCTCGCGGGGATCGAGATCCTCCTGGACAGGACGAACTTCGAAGTGGTGGCCACCGTGAATACGGGCGTGGCCGCGCTCGATGCGCTGGCGAAATGCCGTCCCGACATGTTGATCATGGACAATGGGATGCCGGAGCGGACAGGGCTCGACGTGCTACGAACCCTGCGCAATCGGGGCGACAACCGCCCGGTCATCCTGCTGACTGGCAGCATCAACGATCAGCTTTCCAAGGAAGCGATGCAATTGGGCGTCAATGGCATCGTCATAAAGTCCACGGCGCCGCGCGATCTGCTGACTTGTCTGGAAAGCGTTGCGCAGGGCCGCCGCTGGCTCGACCAAGAGGTGATGCAGCGTGCGATGGATCTGGCGATGTCTCCCGATGCGGCACGGGATCCGCTGGAGGCATTGAGCGGACGTGAGCGGGCAGTGGCGTCGCTTGTTCAGCGGGGCCTGCGCAACAAGGAGATCGCCGAGGAACTGGGGCTCACCGAAGGCACTGTGAAGGTTCACCTCCACAAGGTTTTCGACAAGCTCGGCGTGCGAAGCCGGACCGAACTGATCCTCCTGGCGCAGGGGCGCGAGGACTAG
- a CDS encoding TorF family putative porin, protein MSIRSIAVLAALTAAAPALAQSDEAAPAPAVTVSGSASITSDYRFRGVSQSDQEMAVQGSITVAHESGAYVGTWASNLSGWGTFGGANMELDLIAGYKAKLSDNATLDVGATWYMYPGGADETDFVEPYAKLTGTSGPATLTAGVAYAPAQEALGRWYRTGAEAAAGVYTDAGDKEDNLYLWGDAAVALTGTPLTAKAHLGYSDGNSGLGPNATSLAPTGTYWDWSVGVDATWRNLTLGVAYVGTDISDRDAAYLRPSFSKGQDGTGNIAGGTGLVSLTAAF, encoded by the coding sequence GTGAGTATTCGTAGCATCGCCGTTCTCGCCGCCCTGACTGCCGCCGCTCCGGCGCTGGCCCAGTCCGACGAAGCAGCACCCGCGCCCGCCGTGACCGTGTCCGGATCGGCATCGATCACCTCCGACTACCGCTTCCGCGGCGTGTCACAGTCCGATCAGGAGATGGCCGTGCAAGGCAGCATCACCGTCGCGCATGAAAGCGGCGCCTACGTCGGAACCTGGGCGTCGAACCTCTCCGGCTGGGGCACGTTCGGCGGCGCCAACATGGAACTGGATCTGATCGCCGGCTACAAGGCCAAGCTGTCGGACAACGCGACGCTCGACGTTGGTGCGACCTGGTACATGTACCCGGGCGGCGCGGACGAGACCGACTTTGTCGAGCCTTATGCCAAGCTGACCGGCACCAGCGGCCCTGCCACGCTCACTGCCGGCGTCGCCTATGCCCCCGCGCAGGAAGCGCTCGGCCGCTGGTACCGTACGGGCGCCGAAGCTGCGGCAGGCGTCTACACCGACGCGGGCGACAAGGAAGACAATCTCTACCTGTGGGGAGACGCCGCCGTTGCTCTGACCGGCACGCCGCTGACCGCCAAGGCACACCTGGGCTACTCCGACGGCAATTCCGGCCTCGGCCCCAACGCCACCAGTCTGGCGCCGACCGGTACCTATTGGGACTGGTCGGTCGGCGTTGATGCCACCTGGCGCAACCTGACGCTGGGCGTCGCTTATGTCGGCACCGACATCTCCGACCGCGACGCGGCCTATCTGCGCCCCAGCTTCAGCAAGGGCCAGGACGGCACCGGTAACATCGCCGGTGGCACCGGCTTGGTTTCGCTCACCGCAGCCTTCTGA
- the kdpF gene encoding K(+)-transporting ATPase subunit F — MTLDLWLAAITALGLLLYLVAVLIRPERF; from the coding sequence ATGACGCTCGACCTCTGGCTGGCCGCCATCACGGCGCTAGGCCTTCTCCTATACCTGGTGGCGGTGCTCATCCGCCCCGAACGCTTCTGA
- the kdpA gene encoding potassium-transporting ATPase subunit KdpA, giving the protein MTLQGWILILAFVGVLLALTKPVGAWLFALYEGRRTPLHVVLGPVERGFYKLAGIDPDAEQSWRRYAVHMLIFNAVLMLFTYAVLRLQGVLPGNPQGLPGVGEHLAFNTTISFGANTNWQSYAGESTMSNLSQMLGLTIHNFLSAATGIALAFALFRGFARRSAATIGNFWADCTRVTLYLLLPLCVILTVFYIASGVPQTMGGAVSVNTLEGAQQSILLGPVASQEAIKMLGTNGGGFFNANSAHPFENPGALTNFIQMLSIFLIGVGLTWCFGKAVGNTRQGWAILAAMMILFLAGTGVTYWQEAAGNPVLHNLGIAGGNMEGKEVRFGIAATALFSVVTTAASCGAVNAMHDSFTALGGMIPLFNMQLGEVVIGGVGAGIYGFLLFAILAVFVAGLMVGRTPEYVGKKIESREVKLAVLAIAILPLVILGFTALSAVTGQGLAGPLNKGPHGFSEILYAFTSGVANNGSAFAGLTANTPWYNGLLGVAMWLGRFFIIVPMLAIAGSLAAKKYTPASAGSFPTTGGLWIGLLVGIILILGGLTFLPSLALGPIADHLAMIRGQLF; this is encoded by the coding sequence ATGACACTCCAGGGCTGGATCCTGATCCTCGCCTTTGTCGGCGTCCTCCTGGCGCTCACCAAACCGGTGGGCGCCTGGTTGTTCGCGCTGTACGAAGGCCGCCGCACGCCACTGCACGTGGTGCTCGGCCCCGTCGAGCGCGGCTTCTACAAGCTGGCCGGCATCGATCCCGACGCTGAGCAAAGCTGGCGCCGCTACGCAGTGCACATGCTGATCTTCAACGCCGTGCTGATGCTGTTCACCTACGCCGTGCTGCGCCTCCAAGGCGTGCTGCCCGGCAACCCGCAAGGACTCCCCGGCGTCGGCGAGCACCTGGCGTTCAACACTACCATCAGCTTCGGCGCCAACACCAACTGGCAGAGCTATGCCGGCGAGTCGACCATGTCGAACCTCAGCCAGATGCTCGGCCTCACCATCCACAACTTTCTGAGCGCCGCGACCGGTATTGCGCTGGCGTTCGCGCTGTTCCGCGGTTTCGCTCGGCGCAGCGCGGCGACGATCGGCAATTTCTGGGCCGACTGCACGCGCGTCACGCTATACCTGCTGCTGCCGCTCTGCGTAATCCTGACCGTCTTCTACATCGCCAGCGGCGTTCCGCAGACGATGGGCGGCGCGGTCAGCGTCAACACGCTGGAAGGCGCCCAGCAATCGATCCTGCTTGGCCCCGTCGCCAGCCAGGAGGCGATCAAGATGCTCGGCACCAATGGTGGCGGCTTCTTCAACGCCAATTCCGCGCACCCGTTCGAGAACCCGGGCGCACTCACCAACTTCATCCAGATGCTGTCGATCTTCCTGATCGGCGTGGGCCTCACCTGGTGCTTCGGCAAGGCCGTCGGCAACACGCGCCAGGGCTGGGCGATCCTGGCCGCAATGATGATCCTGTTCCTCGCTGGTACCGGCGTGACTTACTGGCAGGAAGCCGCGGGCAACCCGGTATTGCACAATCTGGGCATCGCCGGCGGCAACATGGAGGGCAAGGAAGTCCGCTTCGGCATCGCCGCCACCGCGCTCTTCTCGGTCGTCACCACCGCGGCCTCGTGCGGCGCGGTCAACGCGATGCACGACAGCTTCACCGCGCTGGGCGGCATGATCCCGTTGTTCAACATGCAATTGGGCGAAGTCGTGATCGGCGGCGTCGGGGCAGGCATTTACGGCTTCCTGCTGTTCGCGATCCTGGCGGTCTTCGTCGCCGGGCTGATGGTCGGGCGCACGCCGGAATATGTCGGCAAGAAGATCGAAAGCCGCGAAGTGAAGCTGGCGGTGCTCGCCATTGCCATCCTGCCACTCGTCATCCTCGGCTTCACCGCACTGTCGGCGGTAACCGGCCAAGGCTTGGCAGGTCCGCTCAACAAGGGACCGCACGGCTTCAGCGAGATCCTTTATGCCTTTACCAGCGGCGTCGCCAACAACGGTTCGGCCTTTGCCGGCCTGACCGCGAACACCCCCTGGTACAATGGTCTGCTCGGCGTTGCGATGTGGCTGGGCCGCTTCTTCATCATCGTGCCGATGCTGGCGATCGCCGGTAGCCTCGCGGCGAAGAAGTACACGCCGGCCAGCGCGGGGTCATTCCCCACCACCGGAGGACTGTGGATCGGTCTGCTCGTCGGCATCATCCTGATCCTGGGTGGCCTGACCTTCCTGCCGAGCCTCGCACTCGGTCCCATCGCCGATCATCTCGCGATGATCCGCGGCCAACTGTTCTGA
- the kdpB gene encoding potassium-transporting ATPase subunit KdpB, whose protein sequence is MARTATKSLFTADLIVPAIKDAFKKLNPNELVRNPVMFVTACVALLLTVLINVGGDGLSLGFKVQLVVWLWLTVLFGTFAEALAEGRGKAQAASLRATKAELTAKKLVDGRTQNVAASQLRAGDVVLVETGDLIPADGEVIEGVASVNEAAITGESAPVIREAGGDRSAVTAGTRVISDAIKVRVTADPGQGFLDRMIALVEGAERQKTPNEIALTLLLVGLTIIFLIAVATIPAFASFAGGSIPVAILAALLITLIPTTIAALLSAIGIAGMDRLVRFNVLAKSGRAVEAAGDIDVLLLDKTGTITIGDRQASEFRTVSGTSDTQLAEAALLASLADETPEGRSIVVLARERFGVTATALPAGAEVIPFTAQTRISGVTTGGSTIQKGAVDSILRANPGLGETAAATELRRITDEIARAGGTPLAVAQDGKLLGAIFLKDVVKAGIRERFGELREMGIRTVMITGDNPLTAAAIAAEAGVDDFLAQATPEDKLALIRKEQQGGKLVAMCGDGTNDAPALAQADVGVAMNTGTQAAREAGNMVDLDSDPTKLIEVVGLGKQLLMTRGALTTFSVANDVAKYFAIIPAMFVALYPGLGVLNVMGLGTPESAILSAIIFNALIIPLLVPLALKGVTYKPMGAGPLLARNLAIYGLGGLVAPFIGIKLIDLAVNGLGLA, encoded by the coding sequence ATGGCTCGCACCGCGACAAAATCGCTGTTCACGGCAGACTTGATCGTTCCGGCGATCAAGGATGCCTTCAAGAAACTCAATCCGAACGAGCTCGTCCGCAATCCGGTGATGTTCGTCACCGCGTGCGTGGCGCTGCTGCTCACGGTCCTCATCAATGTCGGCGGCGACGGGCTTTCGCTCGGCTTCAAGGTCCAGCTCGTCGTCTGGCTTTGGCTTACTGTGCTGTTCGGAACCTTTGCTGAGGCACTGGCGGAGGGCCGCGGCAAGGCCCAGGCGGCAAGCCTGCGTGCCACAAAGGCCGAACTCACTGCCAAGAAACTCGTTGACGGTCGCACTCAGAACGTCGCCGCCAGCCAGCTTCGCGCCGGGGACGTGGTGCTGGTCGAGACCGGAGACCTGATCCCGGCAGATGGCGAAGTGATCGAGGGCGTCGCCTCAGTCAACGAAGCCGCCATCACCGGAGAATCCGCTCCGGTGATCCGCGAAGCAGGCGGTGACCGCTCGGCGGTGACCGCAGGTACCCGCGTGATCTCCGACGCGATCAAGGTGCGTGTAACCGCCGATCCCGGCCAGGGCTTTCTCGACCGCATGATCGCGCTCGTGGAAGGCGCCGAGCGTCAGAAGACCCCCAACGAGATCGCACTCACCCTGCTGCTCGTCGGGCTGACGATCATCTTCCTGATCGCCGTCGCCACCATTCCTGCTTTCGCCAGCTTCGCCGGCGGCAGCATCCCGGTGGCAATCCTCGCCGCGTTGCTTATCACGCTGATCCCCACGACCATCGCGGCTCTGCTCTCGGCGATTGGCATTGCCGGCATGGACCGGCTGGTACGCTTCAACGTGCTCGCCAAGTCCGGTCGTGCGGTGGAGGCCGCTGGCGACATCGACGTGCTGCTGCTCGACAAGACCGGCACCATCACCATCGGCGACCGTCAGGCGAGCGAGTTCCGCACCGTCTCCGGCACTTCGGACACCCAGCTTGCCGAAGCCGCATTGCTCGCCAGCCTGGCTGACGAGACGCCCGAGGGCCGCTCGATCGTGGTGCTGGCGCGTGAAAGGTTCGGGGTAACGGCAACAGCCCTGCCCGCGGGCGCGGAGGTGATCCCCTTCACTGCCCAAACCCGCATCTCGGGCGTGACGACGGGCGGCAGCACCATCCAGAAGGGTGCGGTCGACTCGATCCTTCGGGCCAATCCCGGTCTCGGCGAAACCGCCGCCGCCACCGAGCTGCGCCGCATCACCGACGAGATCGCCCGCGCCGGCGGCACGCCGCTGGCGGTGGCGCAGGACGGCAAGCTGCTCGGCGCGATCTTCCTCAAGGACGTGGTCAAGGCCGGCATTCGCGAACGGTTTGGCGAACTGCGCGAGATGGGCATCCGCACGGTGATGATCACCGGCGACAACCCACTCACCGCCGCTGCGATCGCGGCTGAGGCAGGTGTCGACGACTTCCTTGCTCAGGCGACGCCCGAGGACAAGCTGGCGCTGATCCGCAAGGAACAGCAGGGCGGCAAGCTCGTGGCGATGTGCGGCGACGGCACCAACGATGCGCCCGCGCTCGCGCAGGCCGATGTCGGCGTGGCGATGAACACCGGAACCCAGGCTGCGCGCGAAGCCGGCAACATGGTCGATCTAGATAGCGATCCGACCAAGCTGATCGAGGTCGTCGGTCTGGGCAAGCAGTTGCTGATGACTCGCGGGGCGCTGACGACCTTCTCGGTCGCCAACGACGTGGCAAAGTATTTCGCCATCATCCCCGCCATGTTCGTGGCGCTGTATCCAGGACTGGGCGTGCTCAACGTGATGGGTCTGGGAACGCCCGAAAGCGCGATCCTGTCGGCCATCATCTTCAACGCGCTGATCATCCCGCTGCTTGTGCCGCTGGCGCTCAAGGGCGTGACGTACAAGCCAATGGGCGCGGGGCCGCTGCTTGCCCGTAACCTGGCCATCTACGGCTTGGGCGGACTGGTCGCGCCGTTCATCGGCATCAAACTCATCGACTTGGCCGTCAACGGCCTGGGTCTCGCCTAA
- the kdpC gene encoding potassium-transporting ATPase subunit KdpC, which yields MGNDFTSSLRPAFVLTILFAILLGLIYPLAMTGIGQAIFPSQANGSLVRDASGRVVGSSVIGQSFTSDRYFQTRPSAAGKGYDGLASSGSNFGPASQALVDRVQPDIAKRRAEGVTSPLPADLVTASGSGLDPDLSPASAQAQVARVARTRGIAPDQLRALIERNTERPLLGEPHVNVFALNRALDSASRGR from the coding sequence ATGGGCAACGATTTCACTTCCTCGCTGCGTCCGGCGTTCGTTCTGACGATCCTGTTCGCAATCCTGCTCGGCCTGATATATCCGCTGGCGATGACCGGCATCGGACAGGCGATCTTCCCTTCCCAGGCAAATGGCAGCCTCGTGCGCGACGCGTCAGGCCGGGTGGTCGGTTCCAGCGTGATCGGCCAGTCCTTCACTTCCGACCGCTATTTCCAGACGCGCCCATCCGCGGCAGGCAAGGGCTATGATGGCCTCGCTTCCTCAGGCTCCAACTTCGGCCCGGCGTCGCAAGCGCTGGTCGACCGTGTGCAGCCAGACATCGCCAAGCGCCGTGCGGAAGGCGTGACCAGCCCCCTGCCCGCCGACCTGGTCACGGCGAGCGGGTCGGGCCTCGATCCCGATCTTTCCCCCGCATCGGCACAGGCGCAGGTCGCCCGCGTTGCCCGTACCCGTGGCATCGCGCCCGACCAGCTCCGCGCGCTGATCGAACGCAACACCGAACGTCCGCTCCTGGGTGAGCCGCACGTCAACGTGTTCGCACTCAACCGCGCGCTCGACTCCGCCAGCCGAGGCCGATGA
- a CDS encoding sensor histidine kinase: MNDGRPNPEALLRQAVQEGRGRLKIFLGAAPGVGKTFEMLSEGAARRREGVDVVIGVVETHGRAETEALTRGHEIIARRTESYEGRVLHEMDLDAILARRPRLVLVDELAHTNTPGSRHPKRYQDVEELLAAGIDVYSTINIQHVESLNDIVASFTRVRVRETVPDSVLEAAEIEVVDIPPDELIERLKAGKVYLPEEATRALAHFFSKSNLSALRELALTRAAQAVDAQMLEHVRALGVGGTWAGGERIVVAINELPGADGLVRAAKRVADALRGPWTALFIETPRVAAFNDAQHRRIAATMTLATQLGAAVATVPAANVVEGIKAFLADARSTQLVVGKSQRSRWFEFRHGSVVDRLVRETADVTVHVLPIAGAVPDPLPGRRRKRAAWGSPLGYAIAAGTVALVTGLASALSHVLDLGNVALLYLLPVMAAASLYGLRTGLFAGIVSSLAYNFFFLPPTGTFTITNPENVISILVLLGIAFATSHLNSRVRAQADLAGASARTNAALTGFLRQLAEMNDVSAVKRAICAEIARILDAQTILLSQGPMPSLTIQAANDDTHQLGALEMAAAQWAYDHGTTTGRGSATLTASDWAFYPMTYGNQVLAVLGLTREGSGDAVRADQLPLLMSLIDQGTLVLERLRLEDEMRDVETVRTRDKLRGALLSSVSHDLRTPLTAVKAAAAELRHGSTPDLIATIEQETARLDRFVANLLDMARIEAGALSLRIDAVDLSDAVTGAAHDARAALAGHPIRLDVPPDLPLVRCDPQLLHHCLLNLLDNAGRYADPGTEIRIAAEHRHGTLRLSVIDHGPGLPQGQEAAVFDTFRRFAGSDRSTGGTGLGLAIVKAFAEAMDITVEAANRPTGDGAMFTLSFPQKAIVREGAGEGDV, from the coding sequence ATGAACGACGGCAGACCCAATCCCGAGGCCCTTCTGCGCCAGGCGGTGCAGGAGGGCCGTGGGCGTTTAAAGATATTCCTCGGCGCCGCGCCTGGCGTCGGCAAGACCTTCGAAATGCTTTCCGAGGGCGCTGCCCGCCGGCGCGAAGGCGTCGACGTCGTGATCGGCGTGGTCGAGACGCATGGCCGCGCCGAGACCGAGGCGCTTACCCGAGGGCACGAGATCATCGCCCGACGCACCGAGTCCTATGAAGGCCGCGTGCTGCACGAGATGGACCTGGACGCCATACTCGCGCGCCGCCCGCGTCTCGTCCTGGTCGACGAACTCGCGCACACCAACACGCCGGGCAGTCGCCATCCCAAGCGCTATCAGGACGTCGAAGAATTGCTTGCCGCCGGCATCGACGTCTACTCGACGATCAACATCCAGCATGTCGAAAGCCTCAACGACATCGTCGCCAGCTTCACCCGCGTGCGCGTGCGTGAAACGGTGCCGGACAGCGTGCTGGAGGCCGCCGAGATCGAAGTAGTCGACATCCCGCCCGACGAGCTGATCGAGCGGCTGAAAGCCGGCAAGGTCTACCTACCTGAGGAAGCGACACGCGCGCTCGCCCACTTCTTTTCGAAATCGAACTTGTCCGCGTTACGCGAACTCGCCCTCACCCGCGCAGCGCAGGCGGTGGATGCGCAGATGCTCGAGCATGTCCGCGCCCTAGGCGTCGGCGGGACCTGGGCGGGCGGAGAGCGGATCGTCGTGGCGATCAACGAACTGCCGGGCGCCGACGGGCTCGTCCGCGCCGCCAAACGCGTTGCCGACGCCCTGCGCGGCCCCTGGACGGCGCTGTTCATCGAAACGCCGCGTGTCGCTGCGTTCAACGACGCTCAACATCGGCGGATCGCCGCAACGATGACCCTGGCGACTCAGCTAGGCGCGGCGGTGGCCACCGTCCCGGCGGCGAACGTCGTCGAGGGGATCAAGGCCTTTCTCGCCGACGCCCGTTCAACCCAGCTGGTGGTCGGCAAGTCGCAGCGGTCGCGGTGGTTCGAATTTCGTCATGGATCGGTCGTGGACCGGCTGGTGCGCGAAACGGCGGACGTCACTGTCCATGTGCTACCCATCGCCGGGGCTGTTCCTGATCCGCTCCCCGGAAGACGGCGCAAGCGCGCCGCTTGGGGCTCGCCGCTTGGCTATGCCATCGCCGCCGGCACCGTAGCCCTAGTGACCGGACTGGCGAGCGCGCTTTCTCATGTCCTAGACCTGGGCAATGTCGCGTTGCTCTACCTGCTGCCGGTAATGGCGGCAGCCAGCCTGTACGGGCTGCGTACCGGCCTGTTCGCCGGCATCGTCTCCAGCCTCGCTTACAACTTCTTCTTCCTGCCCCCCACCGGCACCTTCACCATCACCAATCCAGAAAATGTAATTTCCATCCTGGTGCTGCTCGGGATCGCTTTCGCCACCAGCCACCTGAACTCGCGCGTGCGCGCCCAGGCGGATCTGGCCGGCGCGAGCGCGCGCACTAACGCGGCGCTTACTGGATTCCTACGTCAGCTTGCCGAGATGAACGACGTGTCTGCGGTTAAACGCGCCATCTGCGCAGAGATCGCCCGTATCTTGGACGCGCAAACCATCCTGCTGTCCCAGGGCCCAATGCCCAGCCTGACCATCCAGGCGGCGAACGACGATACCCACCAATTGGGCGCGCTGGAGATGGCGGCGGCGCAATGGGCCTACGATCATGGCACCACCACCGGACGCGGATCGGCGACGTTGACTGCGTCGGACTGGGCATTCTATCCGATGACCTATGGCAACCAGGTGCTGGCGGTGCTCGGCCTGACGCGCGAAGGTAGCGGCGACGCGGTGCGGGCCGACCAGCTACCGTTGCTGATGAGCCTGATCGACCAGGGCACGCTGGTGCTCGAACGGCTGCGGCTTGAAGACGAGATGCGCGACGTCGAGACCGTGCGCACCCGCGACAAGCTCCGCGGGGCGCTGCTCTCTTCGGTGAGCCACGACCTTCGAACGCCACTCACCGCTGTGAAAGCTGCCGCCGCCGAGCTTCGCCACGGCAGCACCCCCGACCTGATCGCCACGATCGAGCAGGAAACGGCGCGGCTCGACCGGTTCGTCGCGAACCTCCTCGATATGGCGCGCATAGAAGCCGGCGCGCTCAGCCTCAGGATCGACGCTGTGGATTTGAGCGATGCGGTCACCGGTGCAGCACACGACGCTCGCGCCGCGCTTGCCGGACACCCCATTCGCCTTGATGTTCCGCCCGATCTGCCGCTGGTGCGCTGCGATCCGCAATTGCTCCATCACTGCCTGCTCAACCTGCTCGACAATGCCGGCCGCTATGCGGACCCCGGCACTGAGATCCGCATCGCCGCCGAGCATCGGCACGGCACGCTGCGCCTGTCGGTCATCGATCACGGCCCGGGATTGCCGCAGGGGCAGGAAGCCGCCGTCTTCGACACTTTCCGCCGCTTCGCGGGGTCGGATCGTTCCACCGGGGGCACGGGACTGGGGCTGGCGATCGTCAAGGCCTTTGCCGAGGCGATGGACATCACCGTTGAGGCCGCCAACCGCCCGACCGGCGATGGTGCGATGTTCACGCTGAGCTTCCCGCAAAAGGCGATCGTGCGCGAGGGTGCCGGTGAAGGGGACGTGTGA
- a CDS encoding response regulator transcription factor, with amino-acid sequence MSLVLIVDDELSIRKLLRQTLERAGYNVADAADARTAMAALENRRPDAVLLDLGLPGRDGLELVPLIARLGVAQIVVSAREGTDDKVAALDLGADDYITKPFDSEELLARLRVALRRRDLNGSTIVSIGDLTIDLTAHLVHRAGIEVHLTRKEYEVLAMLAEHQGRVVTHQRILSRVWGGHDPRIEYLRIVVRNLRQKLEAPAPVGTLIGNELGIGYRLQASR; translated from the coding sequence ATGTCGCTGGTGCTGATCGTCGACGACGAACTCTCGATCCGCAAGCTACTGCGGCAGACTCTGGAGCGCGCGGGGTATAACGTCGCCGACGCGGCAGATGCACGGACTGCAATGGCAGCGCTGGAAAACAGGCGACCGGACGCGGTACTGCTCGACCTGGGGCTACCAGGACGCGACGGGCTGGAACTGGTGCCATTGATCGCACGCTTGGGCGTCGCTCAGATAGTCGTCTCCGCCCGCGAAGGCACCGACGACAAAGTTGCCGCGCTCGACCTCGGCGCCGACGATTACATCACCAAGCCGTTCGACAGTGAGGAGTTGCTCGCTCGGCTACGTGTCGCGCTACGCCGTCGCGACCTGAACGGCAGCACCATCGTCAGCATAGGCGATCTCACCATCGACTTGACTGCACATCTCGTCCACCGCGCCGGCATCGAGGTTCACTTGACCCGCAAGGAATATGAGGTGCTGGCCATGCTCGCCGAGCATCAAGGACGCGTGGTCACGCACCAGCGCATCCTCTCCCGTGTGTGGGGCGGGCATGATCCGCGAATCGAATATCTCAGGATCGTAGTCCGCAACCTGCGCCAGAAACTGGAGGCTCCGGCCCCAGTGGGAACGCTGATCGGCAACGAACTTGGTATCGGCTACCGGCTACAAGCGTCCAGATAA